A region of Candidatus Terasakiella magnetica DNA encodes the following proteins:
- a CDS encoding PAS domain-containing hybrid sensor histidine kinase/response regulator — translation MSAKHTIAYKMARTIVLLTLCLGFVLGSLQVAWDYQQRLESFNRQVEHLIGSVEKAAIKAVYTFDTGLAREVASGLFEFPPISHVVIRDEQDAIMATLQRYRGQLPHSWVSDYLFNKQYTYRVPLHLEKEPDASIGSLRIQVTPHDMAEAFLKRGVIILSSTLVQSFIIAIFLFYVFHNRVTRPLQILAQDFSKITPETPEKNMLSLTSSMRSTEFEEVTSAGNNMLTVIGSYLTAKDTAEADLTRQKNETERFLQIAEAIILQLDKNGCITMINQRGLEVMGYQENELIGQNWFETAIPPEMRLRVQKVFSDLFEPIVPLGQKQHSSYFENDIITKNGHLRRVYWHNALETDREGNVIGILSSGQDITARKDAEDALKVAEGSLRAIIEATSEGFAITDLKRLELVDINTALHEMLGFSRADMLFQPIAKFIHPNDRHILDSYHQEAQTQVHRSFELRMLCCDGSSVPVEINVSTLPSETSQTPCSVAFITDITKRREQEKSQSLLEKQLRQAQKMETIGTLAGGIAHDFNNILTPILGYSSLISSRIPKDDPNYERMLQIAKSAKRGADIIKQILTFSRRSESERKTISLSPVVQDAMQLVKATTPANIDIELHISQNCPPVVADNTQIQQLVLNLCTNAAQAMTEEGGTLKVEMGLCDIDEKLAKTSLNLHEGPHIRITIEDNGHGMDEKTANRIFDPFYTTKESGKGTGLGLAMVHAIIQEHKGEIFVETTLGHGTIFTTYLPVSCAPVEENITEHEIESGNNECALIVDDEALNTNFLEELLEEVGYQFESYNNSMQALDAFTAEPNKYNIVLTDQTMPKLKGHQLAKAIREIRPEIPIIMMSGYDQNVTAEEVSEFDVDLFIQKPVPIDKLTHAMHQLLNEKREES, via the coding sequence ATGTCTGCGAAACATACTATCGCTTATAAAATGGCACGCACCATCGTGCTGCTGACTTTATGCCTTGGCTTTGTTCTGGGTAGCCTTCAAGTTGCTTGGGATTATCAGCAACGTCTTGAAAGTTTTAATCGCCAAGTTGAACATCTGATCGGCTCTGTTGAAAAGGCCGCCATTAAAGCGGTTTATACCTTTGATACAGGTCTTGCGCGCGAAGTCGCCTCAGGCCTTTTTGAATTTCCGCCCATTTCCCATGTGGTGATCCGCGATGAACAAGATGCCATCATGGCAACGCTACAGCGCTATCGCGGGCAACTGCCCCATAGCTGGGTCTCTGATTATCTTTTTAATAAACAATATACCTATCGCGTCCCGCTTCATCTGGAAAAAGAGCCCGATGCCTCCATCGGCTCGCTTCGCATTCAAGTGACCCCCCATGATATGGCTGAAGCCTTCCTTAAGCGCGGTGTTATTATTTTATCCTCCACACTGGTGCAAAGTTTCATCATTGCTATTTTTCTCTTCTATGTGTTTCACAATCGGGTAACGCGCCCTTTGCAAATTTTGGCACAGGATTTTTCTAAAATCACACCGGAAACACCTGAAAAAAATATGCTGAGCCTAACCTCTTCCATGCGCTCAACTGAATTTGAAGAGGTGACCTCTGCTGGAAACAATATGCTCACTGTCATCGGGTCCTACCTCACAGCCAAAGACACTGCTGAAGCTGATCTCACCCGTCAGAAAAATGAGACTGAGCGTTTCTTGCAAATTGCTGAAGCCATCATCCTGCAACTGGATAAAAATGGCTGTATTACGATGATCAATCAACGTGGCCTTGAAGTTATGGGCTATCAAGAAAATGAGCTCATAGGACAAAACTGGTTTGAAACAGCAATCCCACCTGAGATGCGCCTGCGTGTTCAAAAGGTATTTAGCGACCTTTTCGAACCCATCGTGCCTCTTGGTCAAAAACAGCATTCTTCTTATTTTGAAAATGATATCATTACAAAGAATGGCCATCTTCGACGGGTTTATTGGCACAATGCCCTTGAGACAGACCGCGAAGGCAATGTCATCGGGATTTTAAGTTCCGGTCAGGATATCACCGCGCGCAAAGATGCCGAAGATGCCCTCAAAGTAGCGGAAGGGAGTTTACGCGCTATTATTGAAGCCACCTCAGAAGGCTTTGCCATTACGGATTTAAAACGCCTTGAGCTGGTTGATATCAACACAGCCCTTCATGAGATGCTCGGCTTCAGCCGCGCTGACATGTTATTCCAGCCCATCGCAAAGTTTATTCATCCCAATGACCGCCATATTCTTGATAGCTATCATCAAGAAGCCCAGACACAAGTCCATAGATCCTTTGAGCTGCGCATGTTGTGCTGCGATGGCAGCAGTGTACCTGTTGAAATCAACGTATCCACCCTGCCCTCAGAAACATCACAAACCCCATGCAGTGTTGCCTTTATCACCGACATTACAAAACGGCGTGAACAGGAAAAAAGCCAAAGCTTACTGGAAAAGCAGCTGCGCCAAGCCCAAAAGATGGAAACCATCGGCACGTTGGCAGGCGGCATTGCCCATGATTTTAATAATATCCTCACACCCATTTTGGGCTATTCCTCGCTCATTTCTTCGCGCATTCCCAAAGATGACCCCAATTACGAGCGCATGCTTCAAATTGCAAAATCAGCCAAACGTGGTGCCGATATCATCAAACAAATCCTGACATTTTCACGGCGCAGTGAGAGTGAGAGAAAGACCATTTCCTTATCCCCTGTGGTGCAGGATGCCATGCAGTTGGTGAAAGCCACCACGCCGGCAAATATTGATATTGAGCTCCATATCTCACAAAACTGCCCCCCTGTGGTGGCAGATAACACACAAATCCAGCAATTGGTTTTAAACCTTTGCACCAACGCGGCCCAAGCCATGACTGAAGAAGGCGGTACGCTCAAAGTTGAAATGGGCCTATGTGATATTGATGAGAAACTTGCCAAGACCTCGCTTAACTTACACGAAGGCCCGCATATTCGCATCACAATCGAAGACAACGGCCATGGCATGGATGAGAAAACCGCCAACCGTATATTCGATCCATTCTATACCACTAAGGAAAGCGGCAAAGGAACTGGCCTTGGCCTTGCCATGGTCCATGCCATCATCCAAGAACATAAAGGCGAGATCTTTGTTGAGACCACACTGGGCCATGGCACCATATTTACCACCTATCTCCCCGTAAGCTGTGCCCCTGTTGAAGAAAACATCACAGAACATGAAATTGAAAGCGGCAATAACGAATGTGCTTTAATTGTTGATGATGAAGCGCTCAATACCAATTTCTTGGAAGAGCTTCTCGAAGAAGTTGGTTATCAATTTGAAAGCTATAATAACAGCATGCAAGCATTGGATGCTTTCACAGCAGAGCCAAACAAATACAACATTGTCCTGACCGATCAGACCATGCCCAAATTAAAGGGTCATCAACTGGCTAAAGCGATTAGAGAGATACGCCCTGAAATCCCCATTATCATGATGTCTGGCTATGACCAAAATGTCACCGCAGAAGAGGTCTCTGAATTTGATGTGGATTTGTTTATTCAAAAGCCCGTGCCCATCGATAAGCTCACCCATGCCATGCACCAGCTTCTTAATGAAAAAAGGGAAGAGAGCTAA
- a CDS encoding cyclic nucleotide-binding domain-containing protein — MAQLRKVKVSTGIEWVEVPAAGVYILCGCPPDSVKHLMKLGLIIPTERDGWSFETGPNAILLSDVILQNGSFTNMAEFPVLQMLYRQGTLIPNHPNNTGAKPILVGAQDQIDAQMAYIHRGNYGLISEEELIEGGASPEDAKTMMRMKLRFAFGAIHHPSALLDHRVVQDDPVEIKNGVFVKRLALNKFEISYQDETLQVDLSLAPQENYVPSYPLGYHEVERDSFSIIHSGDGDGWDVNRPTMSSVILFQGKTYLVDAGPNVRFTLQALGIGISEIDGIFHTHSHDDHFAGLPAFIRSDRKINYYAAPYVRASVAKKLSALLSIEESRFEDFFTPHDLVVDEWNDIEGLEVRPRLSPHPVETAVLQFRALGPDGYKTYGHYADIVALNVLKGMVTDDESAPGVSQSFYDTIQEHYLEEMDVKKIDVGGGLIHGDSDDFKDDKSKKIILSHTSLALSADQREIGSGSPFGTSDVLIPAQQEPTRRYAFDYLRTYFPTVPTHALRTLMNATVETFNPETILVKEGEELDHIYLLLTGSVEVIKTSSNLHALVSAGCLVGEVSALHHLPVMETYRAMTFVKAMKIPAYLYCEVVDKYKLFEDILWLWESREFLQSTWLFGDALSHTTQNRIADAMTCHHIVDGEEFAPKKKEGLVVIKKGTAKLYHNSKLVEEIGRGDFFGEDCAVVGKKSKYRIEADGPVELCMIPTTILKEIPIVQWKLIESFERRRHLLLA; from the coding sequence ATGGCACAGCTTCGTAAAGTTAAAGTCTCTACAGGTATAGAGTGGGTAGAAGTGCCCGCTGCTGGTGTCTATATTTTGTGTGGCTGTCCACCTGATAGTGTTAAGCATCTCATGAAGCTTGGCCTGATTATACCCACAGAACGCGATGGCTGGAGTTTTGAAACCGGGCCAAATGCGATCTTGCTTTCAGATGTGATTTTACAAAACGGAAGTTTCACCAATATGGCTGAATTCCCTGTTTTGCAGATGCTCTATCGCCAAGGCACACTCATTCCAAATCATCCCAATAATACGGGGGCCAAGCCCATCTTGGTTGGGGCACAAGATCAGATTGATGCGCAGATGGCCTATATCCATCGCGGTAATTATGGTTTGATAAGCGAAGAAGAGCTAATTGAGGGCGGGGCAAGCCCTGAAGATGCCAAGACCATGATGCGTATGAAATTGCGCTTTGCTTTTGGGGCTATTCATCATCCCAGTGCATTGCTTGATCATCGTGTGGTTCAGGATGATCCGGTTGAGATTAAAAATGGTGTTTTTGTTAAACGCCTTGCCCTTAATAAGTTTGAAATTTCCTATCAGGATGAAACGCTTCAGGTTGATTTGAGCTTGGCGCCACAGGAAAATTATGTGCCGTCATATCCGCTTGGCTATCATGAGGTGGAGCGCGATAGTTTCTCTATCATTCATTCTGGTGATGGTGATGGCTGGGATGTAAACCGCCCGACCATGTCCAGCGTGATCCTGTTTCAGGGCAAAACCTATTTGGTGGATGCCGGGCCCAATGTGCGCTTTACCTTACAGGCTTTGGGCATTGGGATCAGTGAAATCGATGGTATTTTCCATACCCATTCCCATGATGATCATTTCGCTGGATTGCCTGCTTTTATCCGCTCGGACCGTAAAATCAATTATTACGCGGCACCTTATGTGCGTGCCTCTGTTGCGAAAAAACTTTCAGCGCTTTTATCTATTGAGGAAAGCCGCTTTGAAGACTTCTTCACACCGCATGACCTTGTAGTGGATGAATGGAATGATATTGAAGGCCTTGAAGTGCGCCCGCGTTTGTCCCCGCACCCTGTAGAAACAGCTGTGTTGCAGTTTAGAGCCTTGGGGCCGGATGGCTATAAGACCTATGGTCATTATGCTGATATTGTTGCGCTCAACGTTCTTAAAGGGATGGTCACTGATGATGAGAGCGCACCCGGTGTTTCTCAATCGTTTTATGACACTATTCAAGAGCATTACCTTGAAGAGATGGATGTTAAAAAGATCGATGTGGGCGGTGGATTAATCCATGGCGATTCAGATGATTTTAAAGACGATAAAAGCAAAAAGATTATTCTGTCGCATACCTCGCTCGCGCTCAGTGCTGATCAACGTGAAATCGGGTCGGGCTCGCCTTTTGGCACAAGTGATGTGCTAATCCCGGCGCAACAAGAACCCACGCGGCGTTATGCGTTTGATTATCTAAGAACCTATTTTCCAACGGTGCCGACACATGCCTTGCGCACCTTGATGAATGCAACGGTTGAGACCTTCAACCCAGAAACCATTCTGGTTAAAGAAGGCGAAGAGCTTGACCATATCTATCTGTTGCTTACAGGTTCGGTTGAGGTGATTAAGACCTCCAGCAATTTGCATGCTTTAGTGTCTGCGGGATGTCTGGTTGGTGAGGTTTCTGCTTTGCATCATTTGCCGGTGATGGAAACATACCGTGCGATGACATTTGTTAAAGCCATGAAAATCCCAGCCTATCTTTATTGTGAAGTTGTCGATAAATATAAGCTGTTTGAAGATATCCTTTGGCTTTGGGAAAGCCGGGAGTTTTTGCAGTCCACATGGTTATTTGGCGATGCCTTATCCCATACCACGCAAAACCGCATTGCCGATGCCATGACGTGTCACCACATTGTTGATGGTGAAGAGTTCGCCCCTAAAAAGAAAGAGGGGCTGGTTGTGATTAAAAAAGGTACAGCCAAGCTCTATCACAATAGTAAGCTTGTGGAAGAAATAGGGCGGGGTGACTTTTTTGGTGAGGACTGTGCAGTCGTTGGGAAAAAATCTAAATACCGTATCGAGGCCGATGGGCCAGTTGAGCTTTGTATGATCCCGACAACTATTCTCAAAGAAATCCCCATTGTGCAATGGAAGCTCATTGAAAGCTTTGAGCGCAGACGCCATCTTTTGTTGGCTTAG
- a CDS encoding CBS domain-containing protein, which yields MLHTVRVQDFMVTDFVKLSPEDNMYHAVQVLAHKEIPAAVVVDKREKLVGILSETDCMRVVLDASYNERPPGSVEQYMTTEMDTIDVDSTLIDTAAIFRDKTFRLYPVMDHGRLVGIVTRRRVLRATEPFFERFNNVQRG from the coding sequence ATGTTACATACGGTGCGTGTACAAGATTTCATGGTTACAGACTTTGTTAAGCTGAGCCCTGAAGACAATATGTACCATGCTGTTCAGGTTCTGGCACATAAAGAGATTCCAGCCGCTGTGGTTGTTGATAAACGCGAAAAACTCGTTGGCATTCTGTCTGAAACCGACTGTATGCGCGTAGTGCTTGACGCATCCTACAACGAGCGCCCACCAGGCAGCGTTGAACAATATATGACGACCGAAATGGACACTATTGATGTAGATTCAACGCTGATTGATACAGCAGCGATTTTCCGTGACAAGACATTCCGTTTGTATCCGGTTATGGATCATGGCCGTCTTGTTGGCATCGTCACGCGCCGCCGTGTGCTGCGTGCAACAGAGCCTTTCTTTGAGCGTTTCAATAACGTACAACGCGGCTAA
- a CDS encoding lipopolysaccharide biosynthesis protein: protein MFAGLRRKFDHFDPAVLSGSWLSIVIACSGFALDYLLNLALSQWLAPADLGDYSVAVSMAVFGAMIALLGTDQALMQFLPQYLAERDWRRAKGILIFCFCTVLLSSLLISLGALAISHLGIEGWAAHPSVFAFAALPVVSMGLLTSKALRGFRNVITASAPTSVGLPLLIMTGGFFLAQDGYISDWDLVGVFALSFMLVLIVQSVVLVKKVTSTLKAAVSKFEYREWSTASFSMMMAAVLFLAMEQMGLYVCEILGKEEDVAIYAILVKHARFLLIIYMAVNLITMPFIGPALKRKDHNDLQRLYGTSMHIVMWGGLLPLLVFIIKGEALLAAFGPEYKVGYSSLLILMGAYYLNFVAGFSVPFLQFSGNRKIVVTSIAIALFVEILLFILLVPAYGFNGAAWSMAATLCALSIWMTVQCRLRLGLRPLRLSQGDGT, encoded by the coding sequence GTGTTTGCCGGTCTTCGCCGCAAATTTGATCATTTTGACCCTGCCGTTCTTTCCGGCAGCTGGCTATCAATTGTTATAGCCTGTAGCGGGTTTGCCCTTGATTACCTGTTAAACCTTGCCTTAAGCCAATGGCTCGCACCTGCGGACCTTGGTGATTATTCCGTTGCGGTTTCTATGGCGGTCTTTGGGGCGATGATTGCTTTGCTGGGCACTGATCAAGCCCTCATGCAGTTCTTGCCGCAATATTTGGCAGAACGCGATTGGCGCCGCGCCAAGGGCATTTTAATTTTCTGTTTTTGCACCGTCTTACTTTCCAGCCTCCTCATATCTTTAGGGGCCTTAGCTATTTCCCATCTGGGTATTGAAGGTTGGGCGGCCCATCCGTCCGTCTTTGCCTTTGCCGCCCTGCCCGTGGTCTCCATGGGGTTATTGACCTCAAAAGCCTTGCGCGGCTTTCGCAATGTCATCACCGCCTCCGCCCCCACAAGTGTCGGCCTGCCCTTATTGATCATGACGGGCGGCTTCTTTCTGGCGCAAGACGGCTATATCAGTGATTGGGACCTTGTGGGTGTCTTTGCGCTTAGCTTTATGCTGGTTTTGATTGTTCAGTCCGTTGTACTGGTAAAAAAAGTTACCTCCACACTGAAAGCAGCGGTTTCAAAATTTGAATATCGCGAATGGAGTACAGCATCATTTTCCATGATGATGGCAGCGGTGTTATTTCTTGCTATGGAACAGATGGGGCTTTACGTCTGTGAAATCCTTGGTAAAGAAGAAGATGTTGCGATTTATGCCATTTTGGTGAAACACGCACGTTTCTTGCTGATTATTTATATGGCGGTCAACCTGATCACCATGCCTTTCATTGGCCCAGCCTTAAAGCGCAAGGATCACAATGACCTGCAAAGGCTTTATGGCACCAGCATGCATATTGTCATGTGGGGCGGGCTTCTCCCCCTTTTGGTCTTTATCATCAAAGGCGAAGCGCTGCTTGCGGCCTTTGGACCGGAATATAAAGTGGGTTACTCTAGCCTTTTGATTTTAATGGGCGCTTATTACTTAAATTTTGTCGCGGGCTTCTCGGTACCGTTCTTACAATTCTCGGGGAATCGCAAAATTGTTGTAACTTCAATTGCTATTGCATTGTTTGTTGAAATTTTGCTGTTCATTTTGTTAGTACCCGCTTATGGTTTTAATGGGGCTGCTTGGTCGATGGCTGCGACCTTGTGTGCCTTGTCCATTTGGATGACTGTTCAATGCCGTTTGCGCTTGGGCCTGCGTCCATTACGACTTTCACAAGGCGACGGAACCTGA
- the nqrF gene encoding NADH:ubiquinone reductase (Na(+)-transporting) subunit F: MQEFTAGVVVFTAIVLALVVIILLFRKLLVPSGNVSILINDEKTIEVAPGGKLLTTLADNGLFVPSACGGGGSCGQCTVKVHEGGGTLLPTEESHVNKREAREGCRLSCQVAVKQDMKIDVPEEVFGVKKWECEVVSNENVATFIKCPIFKLPEGEDVPFRAGGYIQIESPPYDISFKDFDVEEQYRGDWDHFKFWDISHKQEEDCLRAYSMANYPDEKGQVMLNVRIATPPPGSEGIPPGIMSTYIWNLKPGDKVTISGPYGEFFARDTDNEMVFVGGGAGMAPMRSHIFDQLKRLKSKRKISFWYGARSVKEMFFVEDFDGLAEENDNFEWHCALSDPQPEDNWEGYTGFIHNVLLEEYLKDHPAPEDCEYYLCGPPIMNSSVIQMLLDLGVERENILLDDFG, translated from the coding sequence ATGCAAGAATTTACAGCAGGTGTCGTTGTTTTCACAGCCATCGTACTGGCTTTGGTGGTCATCATTCTGTTATTCAGAAAGTTGCTTGTACCATCAGGGAACGTATCGATCCTGATCAACGACGAAAAAACTATTGAAGTTGCCCCGGGTGGCAAGCTTCTGACCACATTGGCGGATAACGGACTGTTTGTTCCTTCTGCCTGTGGCGGTGGCGGCTCTTGTGGTCAATGTACTGTTAAGGTCCATGAAGGTGGCGGAACGCTTCTGCCAACCGAAGAATCTCATGTTAACAAACGTGAAGCCCGTGAGGGTTGTCGTTTGTCCTGTCAGGTTGCTGTTAAGCAAGACATGAAGATTGATGTGCCTGAAGAAGTCTTCGGTGTGAAGAAATGGGAATGTGAAGTGGTGTCCAACGAAAACGTGGCAACCTTCATTAAATGTCCAATCTTTAAACTGCCTGAAGGTGAAGACGTGCCATTCCGCGCTGGTGGTTATATTCAAATTGAATCACCACCATATGATATTTCCTTCAAAGACTTTGATGTTGAAGAACAATATCGTGGCGATTGGGACCACTTCAAGTTCTGGGATATCAGCCACAAGCAAGAAGAAGATTGCTTGCGCGCTTATTCCATGGCGAACTATCCGGACGAAAAAGGCCAAGTTATGCTTAACGTCCGTATCGCAACGCCTCCTCCGGGTTCTGAAGGTATTCCTCCAGGGATCATGTCCACATATATCTGGAACCTGAAACCTGGCGATAAAGTAACTATTTCCGGTCCATACGGTGAGTTTTTCGCCCGTGATACCGATAACGAAATGGTCTTTGTTGGTGGTGGTGCCGGTATGGCGCCAATGCGTTCACACATCTTTGATCAGCTCAAACGTCTGAAATCAAAACGCAAAATCTCTTTCTGGTACGGTGCACGTTCTGTGAAAGAAATGTTCTTCGTTGAAGATTTCGATGGCTTGGCTGAAGAGAATGATAATTTTGAGTGGCATTGTGCCCTTTCTGATCCTCAGCCAGAGGATAACTGGGAAGGTTACACAGGCTTCATTCACAACGTTCTGTTGGAAGAGTATCTTAAAGATCACCCAGCCCCAGAAGATTGTGAATATTATCTCTGTGGTCCACCCATCATGAACTCTTCTGTTATTCAGATGCTGCTTGACCTTGGTGTAGAGCGAGAAAACATTCTGCTCGACGACTTCGGTTAA
- the nqrE gene encoding NADH:ubiquinone reductase (Na(+)-transporting) subunit E, which yields MEVYLSLFVKSIFIENLALSFFLGMCTFLAVSKKIETALGLGIAVVVVQAITVPANNLILSFFLNEGALAWLGMPDLDLRFLGLICYIGVIAAIVQILEMVLDKFFPALYHALGVFLPLITVNCAILGGALFMVERDYNFGESVTYGIGSGIGWALAITAMAGVREKLKYSDVPEGLQGLGITFITAGLMSMGFMAFSGVKL from the coding sequence ATGGAAGTCTATCTTAGCTTATTTGTAAAATCGATTTTCATTGAGAACCTGGCACTTTCCTTCTTCTTGGGGATGTGTACGTTCCTTGCCGTATCGAAGAAAATTGAAACAGCACTTGGTCTTGGTATTGCGGTTGTGGTGGTGCAAGCCATCACAGTGCCTGCCAACAACCTGATCTTGTCCTTTTTCTTGAATGAAGGCGCGTTGGCTTGGCTTGGTATGCCAGACCTTGACCTGCGTTTCCTTGGTTTGATCTGTTACATCGGGGTAATTGCCGCGATCGTACAGATCCTTGAAATGGTCCTCGATAAATTCTTCCCAGCACTTTACCACGCATTGGGCGTGTTCTTGCCATTGATCACAGTAAACTGTGCGATCCTTGGTGGTGCACTCTTCATGGTGGAACGTGACTATAACTTTGGTGAATCTGTTACATACGGTATCGGCTCCGGTATCGGTTGGGCATTGGCGATTACGGCAATGGCTGGTGTACGTGAGAAACTGAAATACAGTGACGTGCCAGAAGGTCTGCAAGGACTGGGTATCACCTTTATTACAGCTGGCCTGATGTCCATGGGTTTCATGGCATTCTCAGGCGTGAAGCTGTAA
- a CDS encoding NADH:ubiquinone reductase (Na(+)-transporting) subunit D, with protein sequence MAKDNVLRDPLLDNNPIMLQVLGICSALAVTSSLTVSLIMCVALTSVVASSNFLISCIRNQIPSSIRIIAQMVIIASLVIVVDQLLKAYAYEVSKTLSVFVGLIITNCIVMGRAEAFAMSNPPVKSFLDGIGNGLGYSVVLISVAVIRELFGAGKLMGITILPTVNDGGWYVPNGLLLLPPSAFFVIGLLIWALRSYKTAQVEERDFKISFPARY encoded by the coding sequence ATGGCGAAAGATAACGTCCTTAGGGACCCATTACTCGATAACAACCCGATTATGCTGCAGGTACTGGGTATCTGTTCTGCATTGGCGGTGACATCATCATTAACCGTATCGTTAATCATGTGTGTTGCGCTGACATCGGTTGTTGCATCTTCCAACTTCCTGATTAGTTGTATCCGCAACCAGATCCCCAGCAGCATTCGTATCATCGCACAGATGGTTATTATTGCCTCACTGGTAATCGTTGTTGACCAACTGCTTAAGGCTTACGCATATGAAGTCAGTAAAACGCTGTCTGTATTTGTGGGTCTGATCATCACAAACTGTATCGTTATGGGCCGCGCAGAAGCATTTGCAATGTCCAACCCACCCGTTAAGAGTTTCCTTGACGGTATTGGTAACGGTCTTGGTTACAGTGTGGTCTTGATCTCCGTTGCAGTTATTCGTGAACTGTTTGGTGCCGGTAAACTGATGGGCATTACAATCTTGCCAACCGTGAATGACGGTGGCTGGTATGTTCCTAACGGTTTGCTCTTGCTGCCACCAAGTGCATTCTTCGTCATTGGTCTTTTGATTTGGGCTTTACGCTCTTACAAAACGGCACAAGTTGAAGAACGTGACTTTAAAATCTCCTTCCCGGCGAGGTATTAA
- a CDS encoding Na(+)-translocating NADH-quinone reductase subunit C codes for MSDNEENATAPAETPVRTIIVAVALSLIASIAVSAAAVMLKPTQELNKSLAKKKIILQVAGLYEDGADIETAFSSKIEPRLVDMSTGQYSDAANAVTYDQRKAAKDPAQSKTLPVADDIASIKRQANLASVYLVKEGDELKKMILPVHGYGLWSTLYGFVALKPDLNTVSGLQFYEHAETPGLGGEVDNPKWRGLWADKKLYDTSGDVKISVVKGVASGDHQVDALAGATLTSVGVHNLVQFWVGEKGFGPFLRNIKQ; via the coding sequence ATGTCTGATAACGAAGAAAATGCAACAGCTCCTGCTGAAACACCGGTACGTACAATTATCGTTGCCGTTGCGCTGAGCCTTATCGCCTCTATCGCGGTATCGGCAGCAGCCGTTATGCTAAAACCAACACAAGAACTGAATAAAAGCTTGGCGAAAAAGAAGATTATTCTTCAAGTTGCCGGCCTTTATGAAGATGGCGCAGATATCGAAACTGCTTTCTCAAGCAAGATCGAACCGCGTCTGGTTGACATGTCTACAGGTCAATATAGTGATGCCGCTAATGCAGTGACCTATGACCAACGCAAAGCAGCTAAAGACCCGGCACAAAGCAAAACTCTGCCTGTAGCTGATGATATTGCAAGCATCAAGCGTCAAGCCAACCTTGCCAGTGTTTATCTGGTTAAAGAAGGCGATGAGCTGAAAAAGATGATCTTGCCAGTCCATGGATATGGTCTGTGGTCAACATTATACGGTTTTGTTGCTTTGAAACCTGATCTGAACACCGTTTCTGGCCTGCAGTTTTATGAACATGCAGAAACACCCGGTCTGGGTGGTGAAGTTGATAACCCAAAATGGCGTGGTCTATGGGCTGATAAAAAGCTCTATGACACCTCTGGTGATGTAAAAATCTCCGTCGTTAAGGGTGTGGCTTCTGGCGATCATCAGGTTGACGCGCTTGCGGGTGCGACACTAACCAGCGTTGGTGTACACAACCTTGTTCAGTTCTGGGTCGGTGAGAAAGGCTTTGGTCCTTTCTTGCGTAACATTAAACAATAG